In the Staphylococcus sp. IVB6240 genome, one interval contains:
- a CDS encoding DUF805 domain-containing protein, producing the protein MYEYPQVGFVEAFKLFWTNYVNFKGRSRRSEYWWMQLWHVLITVSASVIAVITLFVPVVGPIISVILWLLIAVYSLAVIIPNLALLVRRFHDRSKTMFLPIFSFVLSIIYNTVYFIALFDSGDLLSDKPLDESASMFSADSSPWFIVAGVIMIVIAIVQLIIFIFTLLDSKEETNQYGPSPKYTEQPNQQHVPQTQVKSETSVTEESKALSDLDDLEEQYRKKQDDPYKY; encoded by the coding sequence ATGTATGAATATCCACAAGTAGGATTTGTAGAAGCATTTAAGCTTTTTTGGACGAACTACGTAAATTTTAAAGGGCGCAGTCGACGTAGTGAATATTGGTGGATGCAGTTATGGCATGTGTTGATTACTGTTTCAGCATCAGTCATTGCAGTTATTACGCTTTTCGTCCCGGTTGTTGGTCCGATTATTTCAGTCATTTTATGGCTTTTAATTGCCGTGTATAGTCTTGCAGTTATTATTCCTAACTTAGCGTTACTTGTACGACGATTTCATGATCGCAGTAAGACAATGTTTTTACCTATTTTTAGCTTTGTGTTATCTATCATTTACAATACTGTCTACTTCATTGCGCTATTTGATTCGGGGGATCTGTTATCTGATAAGCCGTTAGATGAATCAGCATCAATGTTTTCAGCAGATTCATCACCTTGGTTTATAGTTGCGGGTGTCATTATGATTGTTATAGCAATTGTACAGCTGATTATTTTCATTTTTACACTATTAGATAGTAAAGAAGAAACGAATCAATATGGCCCTTCACCGAAATATACAGAACAACCAAATCAGCAACATGTTCCGCAAACACAAGTAAAAAGCGAAACTTCTGTAACAGAAGAGAGTAAAGCATTATCTGATTTGGATGATTTAGAAGAACAATATAGAAAAAAACAAGATGACCCATATAAATATTAA
- a CDS encoding GTP-binding protein, protein MIEKKVPVTVLSGYLGSGKTTLLNHILNHREGRRIAVIVNDMSEVNIDKDLIADGGGLSRTDEKLVELSNGCICCTLREDLLREVKAIAERGGIDQIVIESTGISEPVPVAQTFSYIDEEIGIDLTELCQLDTMVTVVDAHRFMRDYQSEDLLLDRDQAVGEEDERTIADLLIDQIEFCDVLILNKTDLVSEDEMNRLEAMLRKLQPTAKVIRTVKGQVDLDEVLDTGLFNFDKASQSAGWIQELEAGGHENHTPETEEYGISSFVYKRRLPFHAERFNDWLENMSKNIVRAKGIAWLAQYNEVACLVSQAGSVVDIHPVTYWVAAMPKAERGAILQEREDVREDWDPEYGDRQTQLVVIGIDLDEAAITKELDDCLLKAHEIDADWSQLKDPYGWQIRRQA, encoded by the coding sequence ATGATAGAGAAAAAAGTACCAGTCACAGTATTAAGTGGTTATTTAGGTTCTGGTAAAACAACGTTATTGAATCATATTTTGAATCACCGTGAAGGACGACGCATTGCTGTGATTGTTAATGATATGAGTGAAGTAAATATCGATAAAGACTTAATTGCTGATGGTGGCGGTTTATCACGTACAGATGAAAAGCTTGTTGAATTATCGAATGGTTGTATTTGCTGTACGTTGCGTGAAGACTTATTACGAGAAGTAAAAGCAATCGCAGAACGTGGCGGTATTGATCAAATTGTGATTGAATCAACAGGTATTTCTGAACCAGTTCCTGTGGCACAAACTTTCTCTTATATTGATGAGGAAATTGGTATTGATTTAACAGAGTTATGCCAATTGGATACGATGGTAACAGTAGTGGATGCACATCGCTTTATGAGAGATTATCAATCTGAAGACTTATTGTTAGATCGAGATCAAGCAGTAGGTGAAGAAGATGAACGGACGATTGCAGACTTACTTATCGATCAAATTGAATTCTGTGATGTGCTAATACTGAATAAAACAGACTTAGTTTCTGAAGATGAAATGAATCGATTAGAAGCAATGTTAAGAAAGTTACAACCAACAGCTAAAGTCATTCGAACAGTTAAAGGACAAGTCGACTTAGATGAAGTTTTAGATACAGGCCTCTTTAACTTTGACAAGGCAAGTCAGTCTGCGGGTTGGATTCAAGAATTAGAAGCAGGCGGTCATGAAAACCATACACCAGAAACAGAAGAATATGGTATTTCTTCTTTCGTCTACAAACGACGTCTACCATTCCATGCAGAACGCTTTAATGATTGGTTGGAAAATATGTCTAAAAACATCGTACGTGCAAAAGGTATTGCATGGTTAGCCCAATATAATGAAGTCGCATGTCTCGTATCACAAGCAGGAAGTGTGGTAGATATTCATCCTGTTACTTACTGGGTGGCAGCGATGCCAAAAGCTGAACGAGGCGCTATCCTTCAAGAACGTGAAGATGTTCGTGAAGATTGGGATCCAGAATATGGAGACCGTCAAACACAGCTTGTGGTTATTGGTATAGATTTAGACGAAGCAGCTATTACAAAAGAGCTTGATGATTGCTTATTGAAAGCACATGAAATCGATGCAGATTGGTCACAATTAAAAGATCCATACGGTTGGCAAATTAGACGCCAAGCATAA
- a CDS encoding AraC family transcriptional regulator, giving the protein MQLLWKKFKKRHIEANIDECGIEVGTPHTSYRYEVSKEAVLHVVMSGKGSFSYNGETHPLETGDIFLLQRGMQVHYAASIDHPWIYYWVGFSGQLVTDYLKRTQLIDNPVIRKSDTTMISKLVERMCYTAQSYTIEQSDDIQHMSDLYQLLYALYQISPKNHERPETSIYESVQEAIRFMNHSYMQTITIEQVAQHVNMSRSYLYKLFKQNLNQSPQSYLIQLRMSQAAKLLQETSLQSQEIAARVDYQEPLMFSKAFKKFFGVTPTAYRKGHTAHTIS; this is encoded by the coding sequence ATGCAATTATTATGGAAAAAATTTAAAAAGCGCCATATCGAAGCAAATATAGATGAGTGTGGCATTGAGGTAGGAACGCCTCATACTAGTTATCGTTATGAGGTAAGTAAGGAAGCAGTACTTCATGTTGTCATGTCTGGAAAGGGATCATTTAGTTACAATGGAGAAACGCACCCATTAGAGACAGGTGATATCTTTTTGTTACAACGTGGCATGCAAGTTCATTATGCCGCCTCTATAGATCATCCTTGGATCTATTACTGGGTCGGGTTTAGTGGACAACTTGTAACAGATTACTTAAAACGCACACAACTCATTGACAATCCTGTTATTAGAAAATCTGATACCACTATGATTTCTAAATTGGTAGAACGCATGTGTTATACAGCACAAAGTTATACGATTGAGCAGTCAGACGATATTCAACATATGAGCGACCTGTACCAATTACTTTACGCATTGTATCAAATATCGCCCAAGAACCATGAACGCCCCGAAACAAGTATTTATGAAAGTGTTCAAGAAGCCATTCGCTTTATGAATCACTCTTATATGCAGACCATTACAATTGAGCAAGTTGCGCAACATGTTAATATGAGTCGCAGTTATCTCTACAAGCTATTCAAGCAGAACTTAAATCAGTCCCCACAAAGTTATTTAATACAACTTCGCATGTCTCAAGCGGCCAAGTTACTACAAGAAACATCACTGCAAAGTCAGGAGATTGCTGCGCGTGTCGACTATCAAGAACCACTTATGTTCTCTAAAGCATTCAAAAAATTCTTCGGTGTGACCCCTACCGCATATCGTAAAGGTCATACGGCTCACACGATATCATGA
- a CDS encoding DNA-3-methyladenine glycosylase — translation MDFITRPTTDIAKALLGVKLIYETPTQIYSGYIVETEAYLGTIDQAAHSYQGKHTPRVNSLYREGGTIYGHMMHRYLLINFVTQPEGVPEGVLIRAIEPDEGLEAMMRNRGKKGYDVTNGPGKFTTAMTIPRTIDGTRLNEGRLKIDTKNRKFPREIVESPRIGIPNKGEWTKAPLRFTVKGNPFVSHMRVRDRQNPDETWR, via the coding sequence ATGGACTTTATTACACGACCAACTACAGATATTGCTAAAGCTTTACTCGGCGTTAAACTTATTTATGAGACCCCGACACAAATCTATTCAGGTTACATTGTTGAAACAGAGGCTTATCTTGGTACCATTGATCAAGCTGCTCATAGTTATCAAGGAAAACACACACCTCGAGTCAATTCTCTCTATCGTGAAGGTGGGACGATATACGGTCATATGATGCATCGCTACTTGCTTATTAACTTCGTCACACAACCTGAGGGCGTTCCAGAAGGTGTCTTAATCCGAGCAATCGAACCGGATGAAGGATTAGAAGCCATGATGCGCAATCGAGGTAAAAAAGGCTATGACGTGACGAATGGTCCAGGTAAATTCACGACAGCCATGACGATTCCACGCACAATTGATGGTACACGCCTTAACGAAGGTCGACTAAAGATTGATACAAAAAATCGTAAATTCCCACGAGAAATTGTTGAGAGCCCACGTATTGGTATTCCTAATAAAGGTGAGTGGACAAAAGCCCCTTTACGCTTTACCGTCAAAGGCAACCCTTTCGTATCACATATGCGCGTACGTGATCGTCAAAATCCCGATGAAACATGGCGTTAA
- a CDS encoding PadR family transcriptional regulator, with the protein MNVQFKKGALEMIVLLIIKREPQYGYSLVQNISRHMSIAEGTVYPILRRLVKEGYLSTYYQASTEGPARKYYQMTQDGLERLKELRLQWEEFADVVSVFIKESEEQ; encoded by the coding sequence ATGAATGTACAATTTAAAAAGGGTGCGTTAGAGATGATTGTCTTACTCATTATCAAGCGTGAACCACAATATGGTTATTCACTGGTGCAAAATATTTCAAGACATATGTCGATTGCAGAAGGTACGGTGTATCCGATTTTAAGAAGATTGGTCAAAGAAGGTTACTTATCAACTTATTATCAGGCATCAACGGAAGGACCAGCACGAAAGTATTATCAAATGACACAAGATGGTCTGGAACGTCTAAAGGAATTGCGTCTACAATGGGAAGAATTTGCAGATGTGGTATCAGTATTTATCAAGGAGAGTGAGGAACAGTGA
- a CDS encoding DUF4097 domain-containing protein, which produces MKKFNFVILIVGIVFALVGTIGAFYYSKIDNKYKEQTVNVSHTFNAKTIKNIDINLKKTNLNVVAGDELKLEGHGDGKKPAITEEVDTLTLGLEGENNPQANVNVNPFHINKGAHYTLTMPRSELSRLNITSEWGAVDVEQLNTKQLVVKMNKGAFDIEDSRIGQLKGQLTYGAFDLSGSQVEEVMMKVRKGDATLDDVPADIPMTLDNQLGNIDVTFAKALQNISITTKNIDGTVDLEDLTHCTSIMQQSEEQSNVIKIINNKGTVTLLD; this is translated from the coding sequence ATGAAAAAATTCAATTTTGTTATTTTAATTGTAGGAATCGTATTCGCACTCGTTGGAACAATAGGCGCATTCTATTATTCTAAAATTGATAATAAATATAAAGAACAAACCGTTAATGTATCACATACATTTAATGCAAAAACGATAAAAAATATTGATATTAACTTGAAGAAAACAAATCTAAACGTCGTTGCTGGAGATGAGTTGAAGCTAGAAGGGCATGGCGATGGTAAGAAACCAGCTATCACTGAAGAGGTAGATACACTCACACTTGGATTAGAAGGGGAAAATAACCCACAAGCGAATGTGAACGTCAATCCGTTTCATATTAATAAAGGTGCCCATTACACATTAACAATGCCTCGGTCTGAATTATCTCGTTTGAACATAACGAGTGAATGGGGAGCTGTCGATGTTGAACAACTTAATACGAAACAACTGGTAGTTAAAATGAACAAAGGTGCATTTGATATAGAGGACAGTCGAATTGGTCAATTAAAGGGACAATTGACATATGGTGCCTTTGACTTAAGCGGCTCACAAGTGGAAGAAGTAATGATGAAGGTACGTAAAGGTGACGCGACGCTTGATGATGTACCCGCTGATATTCCAATGACATTGGATAATCAATTGGGAAATATCGATGTAACATTTGCAAAAGCACTTCAAAATATCAGTATCACAACGAAAAATATTGATGGTACTGTAGACTTAGAAGACCTTACTCATTGCACATCAATCATGCAGCAAAGTGAAGAACAAAGTAATGTCATCAAAATTATCAACAATAAAGGTACTGTTACGTTATTAGATTAA
- a CDS encoding IS110 family transposase, whose protein sequence is MIYIEYFGIDVGKGKSFIAHYSNETFIDEFELIHNKSGFENLLNYVKQYAGIYILLESTGIYSKPLERFCNENYIPYSIVNPLESKLMTNTLRTWKTDKSDAHKLANLAKHYNKQPSQNMIKDIHIKIREVTRYYEELSNQMTYLKSTLIQLLDMTFPELQILFKDRYSKIALRVAKLFPHPDYVDVNNVSKLKELIANSTNKRLSDKKVNSYVEKLVSYTNESYPSVPADSFFVDKLIYTIDDLLNSMERQLAIQTQLIDLAQTLDEFKILTSIPGIGELTAAMVIGELGDIRAFTSHKQLNAYIGIDIKRYQSGKTHYKDKINKRGNKRARSLFYIIVQNMLKVQRLYANHIVDYYYKLKEQPYGKGHKTAVIACVNKLLKTIHHLVINNKEYDYRMSPH, encoded by the coding sequence GTGATTTATATCGAATATTTTGGTATCGATGTAGGGAAAGGGAAAAGCTTTATTGCACATTATTCAAACGAAACTTTTATAGACGAGTTTGAATTAATTCATAATAAAAGCGGCTTTGAAAATCTATTGAATTATGTAAAACAATATGCAGGGATTTATATCCTTCTTGAATCAACAGGTATATATTCCAAACCGCTAGAAAGATTCTGTAATGAAAATTACATCCCTTACAGTATAGTGAATCCGTTAGAGTCTAAGTTAATGACAAATACACTTAGAACATGGAAAACAGATAAATCAGATGCTCATAAGTTGGCAAATCTTGCGAAGCATTATAATAAGCAACCATCTCAAAATATGATAAAAGATATTCACATCAAAATAAGAGAAGTGACAAGATATTATGAAGAACTTTCTAATCAAATGACATACTTAAAAAGTACATTGATTCAGTTATTAGATATGACCTTTCCAGAACTACAAATTTTATTTAAAGACAGATACTCTAAAATCGCGTTGAGAGTTGCGAAGCTATTTCCACATCCAGATTATGTAGATGTTAATAATGTATCAAAATTGAAAGAGCTAATCGCTAATAGTACTAATAAACGATTGTCAGACAAAAAGGTAAATTCATATGTGGAGAAGTTAGTTTCTTATACGAATGAAAGTTATCCATCAGTACCCGCTGATTCATTCTTCGTAGATAAACTCATCTACACAATTGATGATTTACTTAATTCAATGGAAAGACAATTAGCCATTCAAACTCAACTTATTGACTTAGCTCAAACACTTGATGAATTTAAAATATTAACATCTATTCCAGGTATTGGAGAGTTAACTGCAGCTATGGTAATTGGAGAACTAGGTGATATACGTGCTTTCACTTCTCATAAACAGCTGAATGCTTATATTGGTATTGATATAAAAAGATATCAATCAGGAAAAACACATTACAAAGACAAAATAAATAAGCGAGGAAATAAACGTGCAAGGTCATTATTTTACATCATTGTACAAAACATGTTGAAAGTACAAAGACTATATGCCAACCACATTGTTGATTACTATTATAAATTAAAAGAACAGCCTTATGGAAAAGGCCATAAGACTGCAGTTATTGCTTGTGTGAACAAGCTGTTAAAAACTATTCATCACTTAGTTATTAACAATAAAGAATACGATTATCGAATGTCACCGCACTGA
- the gltS gene encoding sodium/glutamate symporter — protein MIELNSITTLFIACLLLIIGQAIINKVEIFNRLSIPAPVIGGLIFAIISAILSSTGVLTIKLDGKFFQDFFMLAFFTTIGLGASFKLLKLGGKVLIVYWILCGVLATFQNIIGVSAAKLLNIDPLLGLTAGAMSMEGGHGNAAAYGQTIQNYGIDSAVTAALAAATLGLVAGGLLGGPVVRYLIKKYDLAPSNVDAVQKDYSEIDINKRLHKHFSLNEVFFIQMAIILFCIGLGTYLGEQFSAATGFNIPLYVASMFIAVIIRNISELFNLNLVDLKLTNQIGDISLSVFLSLALMSIQLTEIYNLALPLVVIVLFQILFVTLFSIFVVFRLLGKDYDAAVMIGGFIGHGLGATPNAMANLDAITKKFGNSPRAYLVVPIVGAFLVDLLGVPIITLFIESFRP, from the coding sequence ATGATCGAACTCAATAGTATCACGACTTTGTTTATCGCCTGTCTTTTACTCATCATCGGACAAGCAATCATCAATAAGGTTGAGATCTTCAATCGTTTAAGCATCCCAGCACCTGTTATTGGTGGCTTAATTTTTGCGATTATCTCGGCAATTTTATCGTCAACAGGTGTTCTTACAATTAAACTAGATGGTAAATTTTTCCAAGACTTCTTCATGTTAGCATTCTTTACAACAATCGGTCTTGGCGCTTCATTTAAATTATTAAAACTAGGTGGAAAAGTACTCATCGTTTACTGGATTTTATGTGGTGTACTTGCAACTTTCCAAAACATCATTGGTGTATCTGCTGCAAAATTATTAAATATTGATCCACTTCTTGGCTTAACAGCTGGTGCCATGTCAATGGAAGGTGGACACGGTAACGCTGCAGCATACGGTCAAACAATCCAAAACTATGGCATTGATTCAGCTGTCACAGCTGCACTTGCGGCTGCAACATTAGGTCTTGTTGCTGGTGGTCTATTAGGGGGACCCGTTGTACGCTATCTCATCAAAAAGTATGATTTAGCACCTAGCAATGTTGATGCTGTTCAAAAAGACTACTCAGAAATTGATATCAACAAACGTTTGCATAAACACTTCTCACTAAACGAAGTATTCTTTATCCAAATGGCAATTATTTTATTCTGTATTGGATTAGGTACATACCTCGGTGAACAGTTCAGTGCAGCGACTGGATTTAACATTCCATTATATGTTGCATCTATGTTTATTGCTGTAATCATTCGAAATATTTCAGAACTTTTCAACTTGAACCTTGTTGATTTGAAATTAACAAACCAAATTGGTGATATTTCACTAAGTGTGTTCTTATCACTTGCATTAATGAGTATTCAGTTAACTGAAATTTATAACCTTGCTTTACCACTTGTAGTTATCGTGTTATTCCAAATTCTTTTCGTTACATTGTTCTCTATTTTCGTTGTCTTCCGTTTACTCGGCAAAGACTACGATGCAGCCGTAATGATTGGTGGTTTCATTGGTCACGGACTTGGTGCAACACCAAATGCGATGGCAAACTTAGATGCCATTACGAAAAAGTTTGGTAACTCACCGCGTGCATACTTGGTTGTACCTATCGTAGGTGCCTTCCTTGTTGACTTACTCGGTGTACCGATTATTACACTATTCATTGAATCATTCAGACCATAA
- a CDS encoding lactate dehydrogenase → MTNRRNLSCGDYSDLVDADVVVVTASVETDPNMPDRTALTKGNVAVVTDIMNRIHAVTQQPLIVFVSNPVDTMTYIATQVNDYPNEKIMGTGTLLESARFRTLIANHYGIDPKSVEAFVIGEHGQHAVPVWSKTTIAGMPLDEFESLSNKPKIDRTHITQQIDKVSFDVFYDKGWTNAAISKTTVELVKSLVFDEKSILPLSSIVSSGRLAVSLPTLVTRQGVEQVFEIALDATEQEQFDQAQDYIQQTIDTHFKH, encoded by the coding sequence TTGACTAATCGTAGGAATCTGAGCTGTGGTGATTATTCAGATTTAGTCGATGCGGATGTGGTGGTTGTCACAGCAAGTGTTGAGACGGATCCCAATATGCCGGATAGAACGGCACTAACAAAAGGAAATGTGGCAGTTGTCACGGACATTATGAATCGCATTCATGCTGTGACACAGCAACCACTCATTGTTTTTGTATCAAATCCGGTAGATACGATGACCTATATCGCAACACAAGTGAATGATTATCCGAATGAGAAAATTATGGGAACAGGTACTTTACTAGAAAGTGCACGTTTTAGAACATTGATTGCAAACCATTATGGCATTGATCCAAAAAGTGTGGAGGCCTTTGTAATTGGGGAGCATGGGCAACATGCTGTTCCTGTATGGAGTAAGACGACCATCGCGGGTATGCCATTAGATGAGTTTGAGTCATTGTCAAATAAACCTAAAATTGACCGTACCCATATTACACAGCAGATTGATAAAGTTTCTTTTGATGTCTTTTATGATAAAGGATGGACGAATGCAGCTATTTCAAAGACGACTGTAGAATTAGTGAAAAGCTTGGTATTTGATGAAAAATCTATTTTACCACTTTCTTCTATTGTATCAAGCGGGCGTTTAGCAGTCAGCTTGCCGACACTTGTCACACGTCAAGGTGTGGAACAAGTCTTTGAAATTGCGTTGGATGCAACAGAACAGGAACAATTTGATCAGGCGCAAGACTACATTCAGCAAACAATTGACACACATTTTAAACATTAA
- a CDS encoding thioesterase family protein yields the protein MLNYPFIDQTHVDPSWIDRNGHMNDAEYARVFSLAIDHFHDQIGLSTAERKARHYTVFTLETHITYIREVEQDHTIDVKVRIYDYDHKRTHFFMELYDTETDTLCATGETMMMGIDYDTRRSAPYPEDIYQQLAHYYNAQGEQTWPTQQGHQIGIPRK from the coding sequence ATGCTTAATTATCCTTTTATAGATCAAACTCATGTAGATCCTAGTTGGATTGATCGCAATGGTCATATGAATGATGCCGAATATGCACGTGTTTTTAGTCTTGCTATCGACCACTTCCATGATCAAATCGGTCTATCAACAGCTGAACGAAAGGCACGACACTATACAGTCTTCACACTTGAAACACACATTACTTATATACGAGAAGTTGAACAAGATCATACCATTGATGTAAAGGTTCGCATTTATGACTATGATCACAAAAGAACGCATTTCTTTATGGAACTATACGATACGGAAACAGATACATTATGTGCGACTGGTGAAACGATGATGATGGGTATTGATTATGACACACGTCGCTCAGCCCCCTATCCAGAAGACATCTATCAACAATTAGCACATTATTACAACGCTCAAGGGGAACAAACATGGCCTACACAACAAGGTCATCAAATTGGCATTCCACGAAAATAA
- a CDS encoding ABC transporter ATP-binding protein, which produces MSLNISHVSKKFRDFTAVDDINLTLEKGKMLGFLGRNGAGKTTSFRMILGLMEPTEGEVTYNGKPITSDMYDVIGYLPEERGLHPKLTVNEELTYLATLKGMKPNEIKKAIDAWLTRFEITENKNKKIEALSKGNQQKVQLLASILHEPELLILDEPFSGLDPVNVELLKGAVKELNANGSTIIFSSHRMEHVEELCDDICIMNAGKMVVQGPIHEVKEAFGYKRVAIEADYDLTELATWPGVVKYEQLGETIHLTIDDVAVAESLFTYVQQHGFVRRFQVLEPTINEIFIQKVGEQHV; this is translated from the coding sequence ATGTCTTTAAATATTTCACATGTATCAAAGAAGTTTCGGGATTTTACAGCTGTTGATGATATCAATTTGACATTAGAAAAAGGGAAGATGTTAGGTTTTCTTGGACGTAATGGTGCAGGTAAGACTACAAGCTTCCGAATGATTTTAGGGTTAATGGAGCCAACAGAAGGAGAAGTTACATATAATGGCAAACCGATTACGTCAGATATGTATGATGTGATTGGGTATTTACCAGAAGAGCGTGGCTTACATCCGAAATTAACGGTGAATGAAGAACTCACTTATTTGGCTACATTAAAAGGAATGAAACCGAATGAAATTAAAAAAGCGATTGATGCTTGGCTGACACGCTTTGAAATTACAGAAAATAAGAATAAGAAAATTGAAGCTTTATCAAAGGGGAATCAGCAAAAGGTACAGTTATTAGCGAGTATTTTACATGAACCAGAATTACTTATTTTAGATGAACCTTTTAGTGGTTTGGACCCGGTTAATGTAGAGCTACTAAAAGGGGCGGTAAAAGAGTTGAATGCGAATGGTTCAACGATTATTTTCAGTTCACACCGTATGGAACATGTAGAAGAACTATGTGATGATATCTGCATTATGAACGCTGGTAAAATGGTCGTTCAAGGACCGATACATGAAGTGAAAGAAGCATTTGGTTATAAACGTGTCGCGATTGAAGCGGATTATGATTTAACGGAGCTAGCGACATGGCCTGGTGTTGTGAAGTATGAACAACTGGGCGAAACAATCCATTTAACGATTGATGATGTCGCTGTAGCAGAATCCTTGTTTACATATGTGCAACAGCATGGATTTGTTCGTCGCTTCCAAGTATTAGAGCCAACAATCAATGAAATATTTATTCAAAAGGTAGGTGAGCAACATGTCTAA
- a CDS encoding DUF1700 domain-containing protein, producing MTKKDYLNTLYYHLKRLPEQEKQDIVAEYDNHFIEGMQDGKTEEEIIATLGDPKVIAKELVADSAVSQVEETSSPRNMLAAILSVIALSFLNFVIVLGPVLMVLGFLVGLAIASIVMIGLPVFLLWANHFYDHIQLITPDWFAAFGYFGLGLILYVLCFYLTKWTFILLIRYLKFNVNLVKRSARG from the coding sequence GTGACGAAAAAAGATTATTTAAATACCCTTTATTATCATTTGAAAAGACTGCCAGAACAAGAAAAACAAGATATTGTCGCGGAGTATGACAATCATTTTATTGAAGGAATGCAAGATGGCAAAACAGAAGAAGAAATTATTGCGACATTAGGAGATCCAAAAGTGATTGCAAAAGAATTAGTTGCAGATTCAGCGGTGAGTCAAGTAGAAGAAACATCAAGTCCACGTAATATGCTTGCAGCTATCTTATCAGTGATTGCATTAAGTTTTCTCAACTTTGTCATTGTGTTAGGGCCTGTATTAATGGTGTTAGGATTTTTAGTTGGCTTGGCAATTGCGAGTATCGTGATGATTGGATTGCCTGTGTTTTTACTCTGGGCCAACCATTTCTATGACCATATTCAATTGATCACACCAGATTGGTTTGCAGCTTTTGGATATTTCGGTTTAGGGTTAATATTGTATGTTTTATGTTTCTACCTAACGAAATGGACATTTATTTTATTAATTAGATATTTGAAATTTAATGTTAATCTTGTGAAAAGGAGTGCACGAGGATGA
- a CDS encoding helix-turn-helix transcriptional regulator, translated as MTQVNRVKAYRVAKGVSQLELARRVGVSRQTINMIENDKYNPTLNLCIRIAETLDVTLNDLFWEER; from the coding sequence ATGACACAAGTGAATAGAGTAAAAGCATATCGTGTGGCAAAGGGCGTATCTCAGTTGGAACTCGCACGGCGTGTAGGTGTATCGCGACAAACGATTAATATGATTGAGAACGATAAATATAATCCAACCTTGAACTTATGTATTCGAATTGCGGAAACATTAGATGTGACGTTAAACGACTTATTCTGGGAGGAGAGATAA